One window from the genome of Desulfobaccales bacterium encodes:
- a CDS encoding sigma-54 dependent transcriptional regulator: MDTILVVDDEVNYLTVMEALLSEAGYEVLTAGSAIEAVKIAGASDLDLVLTDMKMPKMTGIELLDELQRLYPDLPVIFMTAYGTVEKAVMAMKKGAFDYVLKPFKNEEILVTIAKALEHRHLILKNRLLNQELDKKYGFPNIVGESRVMQDILALVKRVAQSRATVLITGESGTGKELIARAIHQCSNRVSKSFISVNCGALTETLLESELFGHERGAFTHAVAMRKGRFELADTGTLFMDEVAEMSQSLQVKLLRVLQEMEFERVGGTRTIKVDVRVVAASNRDLKEEVEAGRFREDLFYRLNVVRLHLPPLRERQEDTPLLATHFISKYVKENLRDKTRITPDALKVLVQYAWPGNVRELENVMERAVILCSNNTITPHDLPGELAPAPAESKLEIDRFIPLHTPLPEALDTIEEQMIRRALEKSGQIQVRAAEILGITKSLLQYKLKKYHLTT; encoded by the coding sequence ATGGATACGATCCTAGTCGTTGACGACGAAGTCAATTATCTCACCGTTATGGAGGCCCTCCTGAGCGAGGCGGGCTATGAAGTCCTTACGGCCGGGAGCGCCATTGAGGCTGTCAAGATTGCCGGGGCCTCGGATTTGGATCTCGTCCTCACCGACATGAAGATGCCCAAGATGACCGGCATCGAGCTGTTAGACGAATTGCAGCGCCTCTATCCGGACCTGCCGGTAATCTTTATGACCGCTTACGGCACCGTGGAAAAAGCGGTCATGGCCATGAAAAAAGGCGCCTTCGATTACGTCCTGAAACCCTTTAAGAATGAAGAGATCCTGGTCACCATCGCCAAGGCCCTGGAGCACCGTCATCTTATCCTGAAAAATCGCCTGCTGAACCAGGAATTGGACAAGAAGTACGGTTTCCCGAATATTGTGGGAGAATCCCGGGTCATGCAGGACATCCTGGCCCTGGTCAAAAGAGTGGCCCAGTCCCGGGCCACGGTGCTGATCACCGGCGAGAGCGGCACTGGCAAGGAACTCATCGCCCGGGCCATTCACCAGTGCAGCAACCGGGTCTCCAAAAGCTTTATCTCCGTCAACTGCGGCGCCTTAACCGAAACCTTGCTGGAGAGCGAACTCTTCGGGCATGAGCGGGGCGCCTTCACCCACGCCGTGGCCATGCGCAAAGGGCGCTTCGAACTGGCCGACACCGGCACCCTCTTTATGGACGAAGTGGCGGAGATGTCCCAGTCCCTCCAGGTCAAGCTCCTCAGGGTCCTGCAAGAGATGGAGTTCGAACGGGTGGGGGGCACTCGGACCATCAAGGTGGATGTCCGGGTGGTGGCGGCCTCCAACCGGGACTTGAAAGAGGAAGTGGAAGCCGGGCGCTTCCGGGAAGACCTGTTCTATCGCCTCAACGTGGTCCGTCTCCACCTGCCGCCCCTGCGCGAGCGCCAGGAAGACACACCGCTTTTGGCGACCCACTTTATCAGCAAATATGTGAAGGAAAATCTGCGGGACAAGACCCGCATCACTCCGGATGCCCTGAAGGTGCTGGTCCAGTATGCCTGGCCGGGGAACGTGCGGGAGTTGGAAAACGTCATGGAGCGGGCGGTCATCCTGTGCAGCAACAACACCATCACTCCCCATGACCTGCCCGGGGAGCTGGCGCCCGCCCCAGCCGAGTCTAAACTGGAGATCGACCGCTTCATCCCGCTCCATACCCCATTGCCCGAGGCCCTGGACACCATCGAAGAGCAGATGATCCGCCGGGCCCTGGAAAAAAGCGGCCAGATCCAGGTCCGCGCCGCCGAGATTCTTGGCATCACCAAGAGTTTGCTCCAGTATAAGTTGAAGAAGTATCATCTGACCACGTAA
- a CDS encoding ATP-binding protein produces the protein MKQLKLTTSWWRPGKDLDTFGLVKFFSLPGFVVILVFTVILTVFLTLRTQQMALKKNEDYLILLASNLNHQIYQQFVLPTAFEKGGRITLSDPEQSKRLDVVVRTTIHGFHVEQLNQYDQEGVFSYSTASDLPLGKKSDDVLGVRKALAGEDYFELPGYSPFWSIFWPNRYRHQYLKAYIPFRLEDKAVPQTGPVVGVIEITQNISEDLAEIANFRLIILATLVVFMGLLFIVLRQIVKQAGFILERRQEEQRRLEGQLHQSERLAALGEMTAGVAHEVRNPLGIISSTAELLRDRLARYEPQNRLAQIIVEESNRLNEKVTEFLDFARPRIPNLRPCDLEGMLDRSLEMLQPEIDRLGIKISREYRLNGRPLMVDQDLLHQAFLNIFLNAIQALPRGGHLTVSTLPGAHGHGGEIWVQDNGDGIELETLKKILNPFFTTKEKGSGLGLPIVKSIIEAHQGSLKINSTVGAGTTIIMVLPDLAAQKAS, from the coding sequence ATGAAGCAGCTCAAACTCACTACTTCCTGGTGGCGTCCGGGGAAAGACCTGGACACCTTTGGGTTGGTAAAATTTTTCTCCCTGCCCGGTTTTGTGGTCATTCTGGTGTTCACCGTTATTTTGACGGTGTTCCTGACCCTCCGGACCCAACAGATGGCCCTGAAAAAGAATGAAGACTATCTGATCCTGCTCGCCTCCAACCTGAACCACCAGATTTATCAGCAGTTCGTCCTGCCCACGGCCTTTGAAAAGGGTGGGCGCATCACCCTGTCTGACCCGGAGCAATCCAAGCGGCTGGATGTGGTTGTCCGTACCACCATCCACGGCTTTCATGTGGAGCAATTGAACCAGTACGATCAGGAGGGAGTCTTCTCCTATAGCACCGCCTCAGACCTGCCCCTGGGGAAAAAAAGTGACGACGTCCTGGGAGTGAGAAAGGCCCTGGCCGGGGAAGACTACTTCGAGTTACCCGGCTATAGCCCCTTCTGGAGCATCTTTTGGCCGAACCGCTATCGGCACCAATACCTCAAGGCCTATATCCCTTTCCGGCTGGAAGACAAAGCCGTGCCCCAAACCGGTCCGGTCGTGGGCGTCATTGAGATTACCCAGAATATCTCCGAGGATCTGGCAGAGATCGCCAATTTCCGGCTCATCATTCTGGCCACCCTGGTCGTGTTCATGGGGCTGTTATTTATCGTTCTACGGCAAATCGTCAAGCAGGCCGGGTTTATCCTGGAGCGCCGCCAGGAAGAGCAGCGCCGCCTGGAGGGACAACTTCACCAGTCCGAGCGCCTGGCCGCCCTGGGGGAGATGACCGCCGGGGTCGCCCACGAGGTCCGCAACCCGCTGGGGATCATCAGTTCCACGGCCGAGCTGCTGCGCGACCGGCTGGCTCGCTATGAACCCCAGAACCGCCTGGCCCAGATTATTGTGGAAGAGTCCAACCGCCTCAATGAAAAGGTCACGGAATTCCTGGATTTCGCCCGGCCCCGCATCCCTAACTTGCGTCCCTGCGACCTGGAGGGCATGCTCGACCGGAGCCTGGAAATGCTGCAACCCGAGATTGACCGCCTGGGCATAAAGATCAGCCGGGAATATCGGCTGAATGGCCGGCCCCTGATGGTTGATCAGGATCTCTTGCACCAGGCTTTCTTGAATATTTTCTTGAATGCTATCCAGGCCTTGCCCCGAGGTGGTCACTTGACCGTGTCTACCCTGCCCGGAGCCCACGGTCACGGGGGAGAAATTTGGGTTCAGGATAATGGGGACGGCATCGAGCTCGAAACCCTAAAAAAAATTCTCAATCCGTTTTTCACCACCAAGGAAAAGGGCAGCGGCCTGGGGCTGCCTATTGTGAAAAGCATCATCGAGGCTCACCAGGGGAGCTTGAAGATTAACAGCACCGTCGGAGCGGGCACCACGATTATCATGGTCCTTCCCGATCTGGCAGCACAGAAAGCGAGTTAA
- a CDS encoding ATP-binding protein — translation MQSQHYKKLWWSIILATLGFSVIPLFFLGGAIYHQFSVSYTAKIMENMKTRAENRCNSIDLFLNERIAQLTSLANTQTLEQLKNEDYLSKVFNIIQSRSKSFLDLGIIDEDGNHLAYVGPYYAALKKVNYKDADWFHEVMSTGVYVSDVFLGFRKIPHFIIAVKVRERNQSWILRATIDSDILENIVQLAWEGKYGDAFIINRENILQTASRFDGKVMEHPDAPNFSAATRGMVEEAVFHGNNLLYATGIIKLKKWVMVIQENPTEQLTPLLQARFLAIIIGLGGVLLIIIGTFFTTRAMMGQLVRMERDKAASDEMAMQSSKMAALGKMAAGIAHEINNPLAVIGEKAGWIKDLLGMEDVEKCENFQELADAVNKIEYHVVRAKTVTHRLLGFARRMEPMVEKININEVLDESIEFLKNEARYRNIEIQSNYAPDLPLITTDQSQLQQVFLNIINNGIDAIGKDGQILINTRHLAKNHELCIEIHDTGPGMPKEIIPKIFDPFFTTKEVGKGTGLGLSISFSIIEKLGGRIMVASAEGQGTTFTIYLPVR, via the coding sequence ATGCAATCGCAACACTACAAGAAATTATGGTGGAGCATCATCCTGGCGACCCTGGGTTTTTCCGTGATCCCACTGTTCTTTTTGGGCGGGGCGATCTATCACCAGTTCAGTGTTTCTTATACCGCCAAGATCATGGAGAACATGAAAACTCGGGCCGAGAACCGCTGCAATTCCATCGACCTGTTCTTAAATGAGCGCATCGCTCAGCTCACCAGTCTAGCCAATACGCAAACATTGGAACAATTAAAAAACGAAGACTATTTAAGTAAGGTTTTCAACATCATCCAATCCCGCTCCAAGTCATTCTTGGACTTAGGGATAATCGACGAGGACGGCAATCACCTGGCCTACGTGGGGCCATATTATGCTGCCTTGAAAAAAGTAAATTACAAAGATGCCGACTGGTTCCATGAGGTTATGTCCACCGGGGTTTATGTGAGTGATGTGTTTCTGGGCTTCAGAAAAATCCCGCACTTCATCATCGCGGTCAAGGTCCGGGAAAGAAACCAGAGCTGGATTCTCAGGGCCACCATTGATTCGGACATCCTGGAGAACATCGTGCAGCTGGCCTGGGAAGGCAAGTACGGAGATGCCTTTATTATCAACCGCGAAAACATCTTACAAACTGCCTCTCGCTTTGACGGCAAAGTCATGGAACACCCCGATGCCCCGAATTTCTCCGCAGCGACCAGGGGCATGGTGGAGGAGGCGGTCTTTCATGGCAATAACCTCTTGTATGCCACGGGCATCATCAAACTGAAGAAGTGGGTGATGGTCATCCAGGAAAACCCCACGGAGCAATTGACCCCGCTTCTGCAAGCACGTTTTCTCGCAATAATTATCGGATTAGGCGGGGTGCTCCTCATCATCATCGGCACTTTCTTTACCACCCGGGCCATGATGGGGCAACTGGTGCGGATGGAGCGGGACAAGGCGGCCAGCGACGAGATGGCGATGCAGTCAAGCAAGATGGCGGCCTTGGGCAAGATGGCCGCGGGCATCGCCCATGAGATTAACAACCCGTTGGCGGTGATAGGCGAGAAGGCGGGGTGGATCAAGGACCTGCTGGGCATGGAGGATGTGGAAAAGTGTGAGAACTTCCAGGAACTGGCCGATGCAGTCAACAAGATCGAGTATCATGTGGTGCGGGCAAAAACGGTGACCCATCGCTTACTAGGCTTTGCCCGGCGTATGGAGCCCATGGTCGAAAAGATCAATATCAATGAGGTCCTGGATGAAAGTATTGAATTTTTGAAAAACGAGGCTCGCTACCGCAATATCGAAATTCAGTCGAATTACGCCCCGGATCTGCCGTTGATTACCACAGACCAATCCCAGTTACAGCAGGTCTTCCTGAACATCATCAACAATGGCATCGATGCCATCGGCAAAGATGGTCAAATTCTCATTAATACTCGGCATCTCGCCAAGAATCATGAACTCTGCATAGAGATTCACGATACCGGCCCGGGCATGCCCAAAGAAATCATACCAAAAATCTTCGACCCCTTTTTCACCACCAAGGAGGTGGGCAAAGGCACCGGCCTGGGGTTGTCCATATCTTTTAGTATAATAGAGAAATTAGGCGGTCGGATCATGGTGGCTAGCGCGGAAGGTCAAGGGACCACTTTTACCATTTATTTACCGGTGAGATGA
- a CDS encoding response regulator yields MEKFKILIVDDEADFLETILKRLQARKIEVTGVDSGYKALEVLESRNPDVIILDVKMPGMDGIETLREIKKKKPLAEVIMLTGHASVESGIQGMQLGAFDYVMKPVALDELLEKVRQAYERKLIQEGKT; encoded by the coding sequence ATGGAGAAATTTAAGATTCTTATTGTGGATGATGAGGCCGATTTTCTGGAGACGATTCTCAAGCGGCTGCAGGCCAGAAAAATTGAAGTCACCGGAGTGGACAGCGGTTATAAGGCGCTGGAAGTCCTGGAGAGCCGGAATCCCGATGTCATCATCCTGGATGTCAAGATGCCCGGGATGGACGGCATTGAAACCTTGCGGGAGATCAAAAAGAAGAAACCCCTGGCGGAAGTCATCATGCTCACCGGCCATGCCTCAGTGGAATCAGGCATCCAGGGCATGCAACTGGGGGCCTTCGATTATGTCATGAAGCCGGTGGCTTTAGACGAGCTTTTGGAGAAGGTGCGCCAGGCCTATGAACGCAAGCTGATCCAGGAAGGCAAGACCTGA
- a CDS encoding ATP-binding protein gives MDAPEKRDWLLDERLLQSQKLAAIGELSAGIAHEINNPLAIIRQEAEWMHLLLKKLEGRDIEEITELNGSVRQIVQQVDRCTEITRNLLDFARKRDPVIQAVDVNRIIEDMTMLVEKEARHNNITIVRDYGQELPHIFSDAPQLRQVILNFLTNATQAIAASGVVTITTRRRGKDAVDLIFSDTGCGIPEENLGKIFDPFFTTKPPGKGTGLGLSICHGIILRLGGQIAVESRVGQGTTFTITLPLSREGDLFSHD, from the coding sequence ATGGATGCGCCTGAGAAAAGAGATTGGCTGCTGGATGAGCGCCTGCTGCAATCGCAAAAACTGGCAGCCATCGGTGAGCTGTCCGCCGGCATTGCCCACGAAATCAATAATCCCCTGGCCATCATCCGCCAGGAGGCCGAGTGGATGCACCTGCTTCTGAAGAAGCTCGAAGGCCGGGACATCGAGGAAATCACCGAACTGAACGGTTCGGTGCGCCAGATTGTCCAGCAGGTGGACCGCTGCACGGAAATCACCCGGAATTTACTGGATTTTGCCCGCAAGCGCGACCCCGTGATTCAGGCCGTGGACGTCAACCGGATCATCGAAGACATGACCATGCTGGTGGAGAAAGAAGCCAGGCATAACAATATCACTATCGTGCGCGACTATGGCCAGGAATTGCCGCACATCTTTAGTGACGCTCCCCAATTGCGCCAGGTAATCCTCAATTTTCTCACCAATGCCACACAGGCCATCGCGGCCAGCGGGGTCGTCACCATCACCACGCGCAGGCGCGGCAAAGATGCCGTGGACCTGATCTTCAGCGATACGGGCTGCGGTATCCCCGAGGAAAATCTGGGCAAGATCTTCGACCCGTTTTTCACCACCAAGCCGCCGGGTAAGGGCACCGGGCTGGGGTTGTCCATCTGTCATGGGATTATTCTGCGGCTGGGCGGGCAGATTGCCGTGGAAAGCCGGGTGGGCCAGGGCACCACATTCACCATCACCCTGCCTTTGAGCCGGGAGGGGGATCTGTTTTCCCATGACTAA
- a CDS encoding response regulator, giving the protein MTKPRILLVDDEERFRDNLQKMLKAQGLTVTAMDSGNAALTELKLQPYDVVLLDIRMPGMDGLATLAEIKKIAPFAEVIILSGHASMDAAMEINRLGGYDYLMKPCPLEEILLKIDAAFEKKVERETRLRQVPSPEPNQ; this is encoded by the coding sequence ATGACTAAGCCCCGGATATTGCTGGTGGACGATGAAGAGCGCTTCAGGGACAACCTGCAGAAGATGCTTAAGGCCCAAGGCTTGACCGTGACGGCCATGGACAGCGGGAATGCAGCCCTTACGGAACTCAAACTCCAGCCCTATGACGTGGTGCTCCTGGATATCCGCATGCCGGGGATGGACGGCCTTGCCACTCTGGCGGAAATCAAAAAGATCGCCCCCTTTGCTGAGGTGATCATTTTGAGCGGCCACGCCTCCATGGACGCCGCCATGGAAATCAACCGCCTGGGGGGCTACGATTACCTCATGAAGCCCTGCCCCCTGGAGGAAATCCTCCTCAAGATCGACGCGGCCTTTGAGAAGAAGGTGGAACGGGAAACCAGGTTGCGCCAGGTGCCGAGCCCCGAGCCGAATCAATAA
- a CDS encoding MFS transporter yields MNNCSSPFNGLCAVGFLARTSYALARTPVLALFAASLGAGPEAIGFCVAISTITGIFFKMPAGVVADVLGKTKTLFVGLACFALVPFAYLLVSTYQALVIVRFFHGFATAIYGPVAMAVVVQIAGNRRGEMLSWFSSVTILGNLLGAPLGGFLLTRLSAGATPGLTTFHIIYGVVAVCGLASFLLALWVLRRQTEPAAAPHGRSLAAVLAQFKTGVREILMDRRVFLTSNMEGVQNLSLGALEAFLPIYAVTLAQLSAFQAGLLWGVQMVATIASKPIMGRFSDRYGRQPLLFWGMWVCALPFALIPWFQDFTVLLLLAAMFGLGEAVVTSSAAALVADYCREDHLGSAMGTFGTVFDIGHAAGPLLAGALIGLWGGLDYRGPFAIIAGLLIIAALVFRLWGTGEKIA; encoded by the coding sequence TTGAATAATTGTTCCTCCCCTTTTAACGGCCTCTGCGCCGTGGGCTTCCTGGCCCGCACTTCTTATGCCTTGGCCCGGACCCCGGTATTGGCCCTCTTTGCAGCTTCTCTGGGCGCTGGTCCCGAGGCCATCGGCTTTTGCGTGGCCATCTCCACAATCACCGGGATATTTTTCAAAATGCCGGCTGGGGTAGTGGCAGATGTCCTGGGCAAGACCAAAACCCTCTTTGTGGGTTTGGCCTGCTTTGCCCTTGTCCCCTTTGCCTATCTGCTGGTCTCCACCTATCAGGCCCTGGTAATCGTTAGGTTTTTTCACGGCTTCGCCACCGCCATTTACGGCCCTGTCGCGATGGCCGTGGTCGTTCAAATAGCCGGTAACCGCCGCGGCGAAATGTTGTCCTGGTTCTCGTCCGTCACCATCCTGGGCAATCTCTTGGGTGCGCCCCTGGGAGGATTTCTGCTGACCCGGTTATCTGCCGGGGCCACGCCGGGATTAACCACCTTTCATATTATTTACGGCGTAGTGGCGGTCTGCGGCTTGGCGTCATTTCTCCTCGCTCTCTGGGTGCTGCGCCGCCAAACCGAGCCAGCGGCAGCACCTCACGGACGGAGCCTGGCTGCGGTTCTGGCCCAGTTTAAAACCGGGGTGAGGGAGATCCTCATGGACCGGCGGGTCTTTCTCACCAGTAACATGGAGGGAGTGCAAAACCTGTCCCTGGGAGCCTTAGAGGCTTTCCTGCCCATTTATGCCGTGACGCTTGCACAGCTTTCGGCCTTTCAGGCGGGTTTGCTGTGGGGGGTGCAGATGGTGGCCACCATTGCCTCCAAACCCATCATGGGGCGCTTCTCCGACCGTTATGGCCGCCAACCCCTGCTCTTTTGGGGCATGTGGGTCTGTGCCCTGCCCTTTGCCCTGATTCCCTGGTTCCAAGATTTTACCGTGCTCTTGCTCCTGGCGGCCATGTTCGGTCTTGGTGAGGCCGTGGTAACTTCATCCGCTGCGGCGCTAGTGGCCGACTATTGCCGGGAGGACCATTTGGGCTCGGCCATGGGGACCTTTGGCACCGTCTTCGATATCGGCCACGCCGCCGGACCTCTCCTGGCGGGCGCCCTGATCGGGCTCTGGGGTGGACTGGATTATCGGGGCCCGTTTGCCATTATTGCGGGCCTCTTAATCATTGCCGCGTTAGTTTTTAGGCTCTGGGGGACGGGGGAGAAAATAGCCTGA
- a CDS encoding PEP/pyruvate-binding domain-containing protein, whose translation METLNLFREIYRKFKGRRAGPARDELAAAFRFRYACFKDLLDSNTQLLNIIADIEEKLQGRQVFGMSYVRSQTARAAFHAFRMIKSLDVLSGHKYPVLYGVLDRINSGIKEHLGEKKELLLTDLVLPLSQVDQGMVDWVGGKNAHLGEALKIGLPIPAGFAITTRAHADFLAFNDLVDEINKRKMDIDPQSPLTVQQVSADIQQLIIGAEVPPALKDAILEAYARMQAPQPGEAPVRVSMRSSAIGEDSELSFAGQYLTVLNVPGDQLLPAYKDILASLYTPRAISYRLNKGIRDEDIAMSVVCLQMVDAVASGVMYSHHPFNIRDDNLLISAVWGLGPYAVDGVITPDTYRVAKTGLAILDQKISHKPVQLVANPDVGLKEIPVPPEAQGQPCLSPDQIKALAGYGVKLEEHYHGPQDVEWALDRQGRLLVLQSRPLRLQAPTGEGLSDVPAVAGYPVLVEGGAVAFPGVGCGPAFLVHADEDLLDFPEGAVLVARHSSPKFVMVMPKAQAIVSDSGSISGHMASLSREFSIPTLLDTGTATQTILPGQIITVDAYACRIYAGLVPELLELRQVRESYLKDTPVYATLKQVAEFILPLRLVDPKSPEFAPDFCRSLHDLGRLVHELSYTEMFKISDLVSAKEGYAMKLDAPIPLDLYLIDLGGGLTGSGQSQKVTVGQVTSAPLQALLKGMLHQEVRGREPRPVQLSGLLSVMREQMLASPNGEERFGDRSYAIISDKYLNFSSRVGYHYSVLDAYCGQTVNKNYITFSFKGGAADDTRRSRRVRAIAIVLMGLDFSVEVKGDRVDARLQKYDRAIIADKLDLIGRLLIFTRQLDMLMTSESSVEAVANNFLQGNYGLDVEAMARGENGEGAAPLHGKF comes from the coding sequence ATGGAAACGCTCAACTTATTTCGAGAGATTTACCGCAAATTCAAAGGCCGCCGGGCCGGACCTGCCCGGGATGAACTGGCTGCGGCCTTCCGTTTCCGGTATGCCTGCTTTAAGGATTTGCTGGACTCAAATACACAACTATTAAATATTATTGCTGATATTGAAGAGAAACTCCAAGGGCGGCAGGTCTTCGGCATGTCGTATGTGCGGTCCCAGACGGCCCGGGCCGCGTTCCACGCCTTCCGCATGATTAAGAGTCTGGATGTCCTCTCCGGCCATAAGTATCCGGTGCTCTATGGCGTGCTGGATCGGATCAACTCCGGGATTAAAGAGCACTTGGGCGAGAAGAAGGAACTCCTCCTCACCGATCTGGTCCTGCCCCTGTCCCAGGTGGACCAAGGCATGGTGGATTGGGTGGGGGGCAAAAACGCCCACCTGGGCGAGGCCTTAAAGATCGGGTTGCCTATCCCCGCGGGGTTTGCCATCACTACCCGGGCCCATGCGGACTTTCTGGCCTTTAATGACCTGGTGGACGAAATCAACAAGAGAAAGATGGATATCGATCCCCAGTCCCCCTTAACGGTCCAGCAAGTCAGCGCTGACATCCAGCAGTTGATCATCGGGGCTGAGGTTCCTCCTGCACTAAAGGACGCCATCCTCGAGGCGTATGCCCGGATGCAGGCGCCTCAACCGGGGGAGGCGCCGGTGCGGGTGTCCATGCGTTCCAGCGCCATCGGCGAAGACAGCGAGCTATCCTTCGCGGGACAATATCTGACTGTCTTGAATGTGCCGGGTGACCAGCTCTTGCCGGCCTATAAGGATATCCTGGCCAGTCTCTATACGCCCCGCGCCATCTCCTATCGCCTCAACAAGGGTATAAGGGACGAAGACATCGCCATGAGCGTGGTCTGCCTTCAAATGGTCGATGCCGTGGCCAGCGGGGTGATGTATTCCCACCACCCTTTCAATATAAGAGACGACAACCTGCTCATCAGCGCGGTCTGGGGCCTGGGACCTTATGCGGTGGATGGGGTCATTACTCCGGACACTTATCGCGTCGCCAAGACCGGTTTGGCCATCCTGGATCAGAAAATCTCCCACAAGCCCGTGCAATTGGTGGCCAATCCCGATGTGGGTCTGAAGGAGATTCCGGTGCCGCCGGAGGCGCAGGGCCAGCCCTGCCTGTCCCCGGATCAAATCAAAGCCCTGGCGGGGTATGGCGTCAAACTGGAAGAGCATTATCACGGTCCCCAGGACGTGGAATGGGCCCTGGACCGGCAGGGGCGTCTTTTGGTGCTCCAGAGCCGGCCGCTGCGCCTCCAGGCCCCGACCGGCGAGGGCTTATCAGACGTTCCGGCGGTAGCGGGTTATCCGGTGTTGGTGGAAGGCGGCGCCGTGGCCTTCCCCGGCGTGGGGTGCGGACCGGCCTTTCTGGTGCACGCGGACGAGGACCTGTTGGATTTCCCCGAGGGTGCGGTGTTGGTGGCCAGGCATTCTTCGCCCAAGTTCGTCATGGTGATGCCCAAGGCCCAGGCCATTGTCTCTGATTCTGGCAGTATTTCCGGACACATGGCGTCTTTGTCCCGGGAATTTTCCATCCCCACGCTTTTAGACACCGGGACGGCGACACAGACCATTCTCCCAGGGCAGATCATTACGGTGGACGCCTACGCCTGCCGCATCTACGCAGGCCTTGTGCCTGAACTGCTGGAACTCCGGCAGGTCCGGGAATCCTACCTGAAGGATACGCCCGTCTATGCAACCTTGAAGCAGGTTGCCGAATTCATTCTGCCCCTGCGCCTGGTGGACCCGAAATCCCCGGAGTTTGCCCCGGATTTTTGCCGGTCGTTGCATGACCTGGGGAGGTTGGTGCACGAACTGTCCTACACCGAGATGTTCAAGATCAGCGACCTGGTCTCGGCCAAGGAAGGCTACGCCATGAAGTTGGACGCCCCCATCCCTCTGGACCTCTATCTCATCGACCTGGGCGGCGGGCTGACCGGCAGCGGCCAGAGCCAAAAGGTAACCGTGGGCCAGGTGACTTCCGCGCCCCTGCAAGCTTTGCTGAAGGGGATGCTGCACCAGGAGGTGCGGGGCCGGGAACCCCGCCCCGTTCAACTTTCGGGGCTCTTGTCGGTAATGCGGGAACAGATGCTGGCGTCCCCCAACGGGGAAGAACGCTTCGGCGACCGCAGTTACGCCATCATTTCCGACAAGTATCTCAACTTCTCGTCCCGGGTGGGCTATCACTACAGCGTGCTGGACGCCTACTGCGGGCAGACGGTCAACAAGAACTATATTACCTTCTCCTTCAAAGGCGGCGCAGCCGACGATACGCGCCGCAGCCGCCGGGTCCGGGCCATCGCCATCGTGCTCATGGGCCTGGATTTTTCCGTGGAGGTAAAAGGCGACCGGGTGGATGCCCGCCTGCAAAAATACGACCGCGCCATCATCGCCGACAAACTCGACCTCATCGGACGCCTGCTCATCTTCACCCGCCAGTTGGATATGCTCATGACCAGCGAGTCTAGCGTCGAGGCGGTAGCCAATAATTTCCTGCAGGGCAATTATGGTCTGGATGTGGAGGCCATGGCAAGGGGCGAAAATGGGGAAGGCGCAGCCCCGCTTCATGGAAAGTTTTGA
- a CDS encoding universal stress protein — protein MKVLVPTDGSEHSMKAVQRALELAETQKAQVTLMSVAYYHADYLEGMPPNIQDKLEDEAKAALKKAKAMFEAKNIPVETVLQAGLVPANLIIQKAQEGKFDRIIIGSTGMNALERIIMGSTASKVVAHAPCEVTVVR, from the coding sequence ATGAAAGTATTGGTGCCTACTGACGGCTCGGAGCATTCCATGAAGGCCGTACAACGAGCTTTGGAACTGGCAGAAACCCAAAAAGCCCAGGTGACCTTGATGTCGGTGGCTTATTACCATGCGGATTATCTGGAAGGCATGCCGCCCAACATCCAGGACAAACTGGAAGACGAAGCCAAGGCGGCCCTGAAAAAGGCCAAGGCCATGTTCGAGGCGAAGAACATTCCGGTGGAAACGGTGCTGCAAGCGGGCCTGGTGCCGGCCAACTTGATCATCCAGAAAGCCCAAGAGGGCAAGTTTGACCGCATCATCATCGGCAGCACCGGTATGAACGCCCTGGAAAGGATCATCATGGGCTCAACCGCCTCCAAGGTGGTGGCCCATGCCCCCTGCGAAGTTACGGTGGTCAGATAA
- a CDS encoding DVU0150 family protein: MRKWWTKLTGLVVMVSLLLPELVLAAGPKAAPLVMVADTRKFTGWEAWWTNLYNESHLYFALLTVVLIPIIGLIFGVLADLVMSRIGIDLKHRDLAEH; this comes from the coding sequence ATGCGTAAATGGTGGACAAAACTCACGGGGTTGGTTGTCATGGTCAGCCTGCTGCTGCCTGAGCTGGTCCTGGCTGCCGGGCCGAAGGCAGCCCCCCTGGTAATGGTAGCCGATACCCGGAAATTTACCGGATGGGAAGCCTGGTGGACCAATCTCTACAATGAGAGTCACCTTTATTTCGCTCTCCTGACAGTAGTCCTTATTCCCATTATCGGCCTAATTTTTGGTGTCCTGGCGGACCTGGTCATGAGCCGTATCGGCATAGACCTGAAGCACCGGGACCTGGCAGAGCATTAA